The proteins below come from a single Rhodohalobacter sp. SW132 genomic window:
- a CDS encoding chemotaxis protein CheA yields MSDNAEGKIGELEEIIRALADVFPSDRDNVMVAGAKFEEFIGGIDDKGVQLQKLINLAWQGMKHLYEEDDFFMAVKTSTMQGINTIREYMLSDGNIAVEDFEQSCQQLEKALSGGKESADSIIEVEEAKKQAEKSKSKNSKKPVSKKKESDGVDDDKIKGVTLNDLASNIMMLNEEKVTAGELGLLVRILKHLSETAADAAKPALIAAYEEAVEAEQADKPVDGWLAFISQKAEEAIEAEQDEVWGDESQDPAAEETSTAGDAEEKDLKSTEETEEEEVFVIPVDSEEAMLGEFVTECSDLVESAEVALLDLEESPDNDELINTVFRSFHTVKGTSAFMGLDPISEFTHSVETLLSMVREGDLSFDMACADITLESIDILKKMLAVVEVSGCGDPLPKPAGYERIMRILNNIFDNEVSPADAMKKEGAPVPVAPVVNETPGGEPAAEDADTGQNGTADKSSGKSEAESTVRVNVSRLDRLIDMVGELVIAHSVVAQDQSISEDSDLMKKVNHTTKILRELQDTSLILRMVPLRATFHKMNRLVRDLARKAGKSVKFSTVGEDTEIDRNMVDIINEPLVHMLRNSLDHGIESPEERAGSGKSETANIWLRAYQEGGKVVIEIEDDGKGINKDKVLSKAIEKGLVDPDKKLTDSEIFSLIFLPGFSSAEQVTDLSGRGVGMDVVRRSIEQLQGKVEVSSQPGKGTKVSLEIPFTLAITDGMLVKVGDQRFIIPTINIDMTFRAVEDDIYTMLGSKEHVSFRGESVPVIRLHRLFSIENAVEDLLEGTMLIIKNNNKRYALLLDEVIGQQQLVGKSINMMVKMPHISGGAILGDGRVGLILDTSAVAQ; encoded by the coding sequence ATGAGTGACAACGCTGAAGGAAAAATCGGGGAACTTGAGGAAATCATACGCGCATTGGCGGATGTATTTCCAAGCGACCGGGATAACGTTATGGTGGCCGGCGCAAAGTTCGAAGAATTTATTGGTGGGATTGATGATAAAGGAGTACAGCTGCAAAAATTAATCAACCTCGCCTGGCAGGGGATGAAGCACCTCTATGAAGAGGATGATTTCTTTATGGCCGTAAAAACTTCAACGATGCAGGGAATTAACACGATCAGAGAGTATATGCTTTCCGATGGTAATATTGCTGTGGAAGATTTTGAACAGTCGTGCCAGCAGCTTGAAAAGGCATTGTCTGGTGGCAAAGAGTCTGCCGATTCCATTATTGAGGTTGAGGAAGCGAAAAAACAGGCTGAGAAATCAAAGTCGAAAAACTCCAAAAAACCTGTATCAAAGAAAAAAGAGTCAGACGGTGTTGACGACGATAAAATTAAAGGTGTTACGCTGAATGACCTGGCATCAAACATCATGATGCTGAATGAAGAGAAGGTAACTGCCGGGGAACTCGGCCTTCTTGTGAGAATTTTGAAACATCTGAGTGAAACAGCTGCTGATGCGGCAAAACCGGCGCTTATTGCAGCTTATGAAGAAGCTGTTGAAGCGGAACAAGCAGATAAACCGGTGGATGGCTGGCTGGCGTTTATTTCGCAAAAAGCTGAAGAGGCAATAGAAGCAGAGCAGGACGAGGTGTGGGGCGATGAGTCTCAGGATCCGGCAGCTGAAGAAACATCAACGGCCGGTGATGCTGAAGAAAAAGATCTGAAATCGACAGAAGAAACTGAGGAAGAAGAGGTTTTTGTGATTCCGGTGGATTCGGAAGAGGCGATGCTTGGAGAGTTTGTAACCGAGTGTTCCGATCTTGTAGAGTCTGCTGAAGTGGCGCTTCTGGATTTGGAGGAGTCTCCCGATAATGATGAGCTCATCAACACCGTATTTCGTTCTTTTCATACCGTAAAAGGAACATCAGCTTTTATGGGACTGGATCCGATTTCTGAGTTTACGCACTCCGTGGAGACGCTCCTCAGTATGGTTCGTGAAGGAGATCTATCCTTCGATATGGCGTGTGCGGATATCACGCTTGAGTCGATCGATATTCTGAAAAAAATGCTCGCTGTAGTTGAGGTCTCTGGTTGCGGTGATCCGCTTCCAAAACCGGCCGGATACGAACGTATCATGAGAATTCTGAACAATATTTTTGACAACGAAGTATCTCCGGCAGATGCAATGAAAAAAGAGGGAGCTCCGGTACCGGTAGCTCCTGTAGTTAATGAAACACCCGGAGGAGAGCCGGCAGCAGAAGACGCAGATACAGGGCAGAACGGAACTGCAGATAAATCATCAGGCAAATCTGAAGCCGAATCAACCGTGCGTGTAAATGTGAGCCGTCTCGATCGCCTGATTGATATGGTGGGAGAGCTGGTGATTGCACATTCAGTCGTTGCACAGGACCAATCCATTTCTGAGGATTCAGACCTGATGAAGAAGGTGAATCACACCACAAAGATATTGCGTGAACTGCAGGATACCAGTTTGATTCTGAGAATGGTTCCGCTGCGTGCTACGTTCCACAAAATGAATCGCCTGGTTCGCGATTTGGCAAGAAAGGCCGGTAAATCTGTAAAATTTTCCACAGTTGGAGAGGATACCGAAATTGACCGGAATATGGTGGATATCATAAACGAGCCGCTGGTGCATATGCTCCGGAACTCACTCGATCACGGGATTGAATCCCCGGAAGAACGTGCCGGTTCAGGGAAGTCGGAAACGGCAAACATCTGGCTGCGTGCTTACCAGGAAGGCGGTAAAGTGGTGATTGAAATCGAGGATGACGGCAAGGGGATCAATAAGGATAAAGTTCTCAGCAAAGCGATTGAAAAAGGCCTTGTAGATCCGGATAAAAAACTGACCGACAGCGAGATTTTCAGCCTGATTTTCCTGCCCGGATTTTCATCGGCAGAACAGGTTACCGATCTGTCGGGTCGCGGCGTTGGAATGGATGTGGTTCGCCGGTCGATCGAACAGCTCCAGGGGAAAGTGGAAGTGAGTTCCCAGCCCGGTAAAGGAACAAAAGTATCCCTCGAAATTCCATTTACGCTTGCCATTACAGACGGCATGCTGGTGAAAGTTGGCGATCAGCGGTTTATCATTCCCACCATAAATATTGATATGACATTCCGCGCTGTAGAGGATGATATTTACACCATGCTGGGCAGTAAAGAGCACGTATCATTCCGCGGAGAATCGGTTCCGGTGATCCGGCTGCACAGGCTGTTCAGTATTGAGAACGCTGTAGAGGATCTGCTGGAAGGAACGATGCTGATTATCAAAAATAATAACAAACGATATGCTCTCCTGCTGGATGAAGTAATTGGTCAGCAGCAGCTTGTGGGTAAATCAATAAACATGATGGTGAAGATGCCGCATATTTCCGGCGGTGCAATATTAGGGGACGGCCGCGTAGGCCTGATCCTGGATACGTCAGCCGTGGCACAGTAG
- a CDS encoding chemotaxis protein CheX, which yields MIPKSLEDVKEIPVEIVDLVKESVINTFTSICGDNPVYIPDSGKSGPVNGVIGNIAVFNPDHTLSLMIVIPKDTAISLSEIFVGMELPFESDDMGDLVGEISNILAGDVAANVETVGFRGQSSLPTATRGSDLTLFMPNKPPTEEMKFSGSTGEFWVNMALTESK from the coding sequence ATGATCCCCAAAAGTTTAGAAGACGTAAAAGAGATTCCCGTTGAAATCGTGGATCTCGTGAAAGAATCAGTAATCAATACATTTACATCCATTTGTGGTGATAACCCCGTATACATACCAGACAGCGGAAAGAGCGGCCCCGTAAATGGTGTAATCGGAAATATTGCAGTTTTTAATCCCGATCACACACTTTCGCTGATGATTGTTATTCCAAAAGATACGGCTATATCATTATCAGAAATTTTTGTTGGAATGGAACTCCCATTTGAGAGTGATGATATGGGAGATCTCGTTGGTGAGATATCAAATATTCTGGCCGGCGATGTCGCCGCAAATGTTGAGACGGTTGGCTTTCGCGGGCAATCTTCACTGCCAACGGCAACTCGCGGAAGCGATCTGACGCTTTTCATGCCAAATAAGCCGCCAACAGAAGAGATGAAATTTAGCGGTTCTACCGGAGAATTCTGGGTGAACATGGCGCTGACTGAATCAAAGTAA
- a CDS encoding response regulator, which yields MGKVKALVVDDSKIMRSAVKRALDQLMLAEFEYVEAMDGQDALDKFSNEIEIMFVDWNMPNMTGVEFSKAIREMGDNDHIPIIMVTAEKSMGKVDKALNEGGANEYITKPFTADKMYQTISRYFDDDGNIVGEEEEEEEKSFFKSILKS from the coding sequence ATGGGCAAAGTGAAGGCACTTGTTGTTGATGATTCAAAAATAATGAGAAGTGCGGTAAAACGTGCGCTCGATCAGCTTATGCTTGCTGAGTTCGAGTATGTGGAGGCGATGGACGGCCAGGATGCGCTGGATAAGTTCAGTAACGAGATTGAGATTATGTTTGTGGACTGGAACATGCCAAATATGACCGGTGTGGAGTTCTCAAAAGCGATTCGGGAAATGGGTGACAATGACCACATTCCAATCATTATGGTAACAGCAGAAAAATCAATGGGGAAAGTAGACAAGGCGTTGAATGAGGGAGGTGCGAACGAGTACATCACAAAACCTTTTACAGCCGATAAAATGTACCAGACGATCAGCCGATACTTTGATGACGATGGGAATATTGTCGGAGAAGAGGAGGAGGAAGAGGAAAAAAGCTTTTTCAAAAGCATCCTGAAATCTTAA
- a CDS encoding HAMP domain-containing sensor histidine kinase, giving the protein MDSTHGHKKRRANSDSTLYQNQHSGYITKQGEHESLKRKYKHLKAVHELQNRTVRHFMHNIMSPLSAVSGYLELLSNSLSSVPDSEKLDRYSSHISSGLNEIGFMLEQLHDIYKEDHQFSDESESPIVELNWLVNEVKEIVSGAAGLCATEVRTLPSAKPVYVEAELFQMKLLIYNLVVSADSFSSPESIIEIEVEQDDSEFALIIRNKGGKCANTHVQSLFKKGDIVLLSEDMDEGSSLLLGLKICAQIADQVNGHILMDKRDGKTPQFVLTAPFTHSDNSF; this is encoded by the coding sequence ATGGATAGTACGCACGGGCACAAAAAAAGGCGCGCCAATTCAGATTCAACTCTGTACCAAAATCAGCATTCAGGCTATATAACAAAGCAGGGAGAGCATGAATCACTCAAGCGCAAATATAAACACCTGAAAGCTGTGCATGAGCTCCAGAACCGAACGGTTCGTCACTTCATGCACAACATAATGTCGCCCTTGAGTGCTGTTTCGGGGTATCTCGAACTACTGTCAAATTCACTGTCCTCTGTTCCGGATTCTGAAAAACTAGATCGCTACAGTTCACATATCAGCAGCGGGTTGAATGAGATTGGGTTTATGCTCGAGCAGCTGCACGATATTTATAAAGAAGATCACCAGTTTTCTGATGAGAGTGAAAGCCCGATTGTTGAGCTAAACTGGCTGGTGAACGAGGTTAAAGAGATTGTATCGGGTGCTGCAGGCCTTTGCGCTACTGAGGTCAGAACCCTGCCTTCTGCGAAACCTGTTTACGTTGAAGCTGAACTCTTTCAGATGAAACTGTTGATTTATAACCTGGTGGTGTCCGCTGATTCTTTTTCATCACCGGAAAGTATTATAGAGATCGAAGTGGAGCAAGATGACTCGGAATTTGCACTTATTATTCGTAACAAAGGTGGAAAGTGTGCAAACACTCATGTTCAATCCCTATTCAAAAAAGGGGATATAGTGCTTCTGTCGGAAGATATGGACGAGGGCTCTTCACTGCTATTGGGTTTAAAAATCTGTGCTCAGATTGCGGATCAGGTAAATGGGCATATCCTGATGGATAAGCGGGATGGAAAAACCCCTCAGTTTGTTCTTACAGCACCTTTTACCCATAGCGACAACTCATTTTGA
- a CDS encoding PAS domain S-box protein, with amino-acid sequence MSENPGKQTDQRYQLLSELAHKIFISESYHDSLRLVLEWIAGQIDPEFSECRSKPADDSSWNLTVSIPPQDQNYDPPENGFSSGASTDFFKPSLDVVDEVWVADLPSTDNTVLPNKLRNSNTFTALSLQLAFSNGRYDLFRFFYSGKNSSLNKHVSLLKKLLTDLKSLLKKKHEQHLLHSSFQMYRRLFDEDINPGFIADPDGKIVNCNQAFVDLFRFKSKKAALQSNFSDRFTNYMHQVFFWEALHRGEEINNHEMPASTVDGQNVYLMLKITCRYHEEDPNELKEVIGYIQDITSRKEVEDALRKSEERYRSLIETTNDWIWEIDENFCFTYTSLKIQTILGYDINSVLGESIFQLMPDSRRKNSESRFRALAREQNEFVREEHAFKDASGNLFIFETSGIPLFNNSGIFQGYRGIAKDITERKKTEKQIARLNDELENKVIERTKMLQIANKELEAFSYSVSHDLRAPLRSIDGFSQALIEDYGHSLDDTAKNYLTRVRSAAQRMSTLIDDMIKLAKVSRTTIEKKNINLSEIVESIGRGLHENEKERDAEFVIQPGIKAIGDKNLLQVALQNLMENAWKFTSKNEETRIEFGKTQREGETHYFIKDNGAGFDMNYAGKLFTPFQRLHKEREFPGTGIGLSTVQRIVHRHLGKIFAEGEPGSGAVFYFTLNLKPGPD; translated from the coding sequence ATGAGTGAAAATCCAGGAAAACAAACGGATCAGAGATACCAGCTGCTATCCGAACTGGCGCACAAAATATTTATAAGTGAATCTTACCATGATTCACTGCGCCTCGTATTGGAATGGATTGCCGGGCAGATTGATCCGGAGTTCAGTGAGTGCCGTTCCAAACCGGCTGATGACTCTTCCTGGAACCTTACTGTATCTATTCCCCCACAGGACCAGAACTATGATCCGCCTGAAAACGGGTTTTCTTCCGGGGCTTCAACCGATTTCTTCAAACCCAGTCTGGATGTTGTTGATGAAGTGTGGGTAGCTGACCTCCCATCAACAGATAACACCGTACTGCCTAATAAACTTCGTAACAGCAATACATTTACGGCGCTATCATTGCAGCTGGCATTTAGCAATGGACGGTATGATCTGTTCCGGTTTTTCTATTCCGGCAAAAACAGCTCTTTGAACAAACATGTTTCTCTTTTAAAAAAACTGCTGACGGATCTAAAATCTCTTCTCAAAAAAAAGCATGAACAGCACCTTTTGCACAGTTCGTTTCAAATGTATCGCCGCTTGTTTGATGAAGACATTAATCCCGGATTTATTGCTGATCCGGATGGCAAGATTGTGAACTGTAATCAGGCGTTTGTAGATCTTTTCCGATTTAAATCAAAAAAAGCTGCACTGCAGAGTAATTTCAGCGATCGGTTCACAAATTACATGCACCAGGTATTTTTCTGGGAGGCATTGCACCGGGGCGAAGAGATCAACAACCACGAAATGCCGGCATCAACGGTAGACGGACAAAACGTGTACCTGATGTTAAAAATCACCTGCCGGTATCATGAAGAGGATCCCAATGAGCTGAAAGAAGTGATTGGCTATATCCAGGATATCACCAGCCGTAAAGAAGTCGAGGATGCTCTTCGAAAAAGCGAAGAGCGGTATCGCAGCCTGATAGAAACTACAAACGACTGGATCTGGGAAATCGATGAAAATTTCTGTTTTACGTATACCAGCCTTAAAATCCAGACTATCCTGGGCTATGATATCAATAGCGTCCTGGGGGAGTCTATTTTCCAGCTGATGCCCGATTCCCGAAGAAAAAATTCAGAATCGCGGTTTCGCGCCCTGGCCCGAGAACAAAATGAGTTTGTGAGAGAAGAGCACGCATTTAAAGATGCCTCAGGAAATCTTTTTATTTTTGAAACGAGCGGCATCCCTCTATTTAACAACAGCGGGATTTTCCAGGGTTATCGCGGTATTGCCAAAGATATCACGGAGCGGAAAAAAACGGAAAAACAGATCGCCCGCCTGAATGATGAACTTGAAAATAAAGTGATTGAGCGGACAAAAATGCTGCAGATTGCAAACAAAGAACTGGAGGCTTTTAGTTACTCCGTTTCACACGATCTGCGCGCGCCGCTCCGCAGTATCGATGGGTTCAGCCAGGCGCTCATCGAAGATTATGGCCATTCCCTTGATGACACGGCAAAAAACTACCTGACCCGCGTTCGCAGTGCTGCTCAGCGAATGTCTACCTTAATCGACGACATGATTAAACTGGCTAAAGTGTCACGTACTACCATAGAAAAGAAAAATATCAATTTATCTGAGATTGTAGAATCTATTGGCCGGGGACTTCATGAAAATGAGAAGGAGCGCGATGCAGAGTTTGTAATTCAGCCGGGCATTAAAGCAATCGGCGATAAAAACCTGCTTCAGGTTGCTCTCCAGAATTTGATGGAAAATGCCTGGAAATTCACTTCAAAAAATGAAGAGACCCGGATTGAGTTTGGCAAAACACAAAGAGAGGGCGAGACTCATTATTTCATAAAAGATAACGGCGCCGGATTCGACATGAACTATGCCGGAAAACTTTTCACACCCTTTCAGCGGTTACATAAAGAGCGCGAATTTCCCGGTACAGGCATCGGCCTATCAACTGTTCAGAGAATTGTTCACCGGCATCTTGGAAAAATTTTTGCGGAAGGAGAACCGGGGAGTGGGGCTGTATTCTATTTTACCCTGAACTTAAAACCGGGCCCTGATTAA
- a CDS encoding response regulator, with product MKHADRSILIIEDNPDDGLLTIRALKKLNFKNITLAETGSDAMEYLYGVPGNKSQKSLPAKPDLILLDLNLPVMDGFSLLKKIRSDQSTRYIPIIVLSSSGEDSDIEKSYELGANSYIRKPVDFLEFEKAALLISEYWLTLNVPSGNEN from the coding sequence ATGAAACACGCTGACAGATCCATTCTTATTATTGAAGACAATCCCGACGATGGACTGCTAACTATTCGTGCTTTAAAAAAGCTCAACTTCAAGAATATTACACTTGCCGAAACGGGTAGTGACGCGATGGAATATTTGTATGGCGTTCCCGGCAACAAAAGTCAGAAGAGTTTACCAGCTAAACCGGATTTAATCCTGCTCGACCTGAATTTACCGGTAATGGATGGATTTTCACTGTTAAAGAAAATTCGCTCTGACCAAAGCACCCGGTACATCCCGATCATTGTGCTAAGCTCATCCGGAGAAGATTCAGACATTGAAAAAAGCTACGAACTTGGCGCAAACAGCTATATTCGCAAACCGGTGGATTTTTTGGAATTTGAAAAAGCTGCCCTGTTGATCAGTGAATATTGGCTCACACTGAATGTACCATCCGGCAACGAAAACTGA
- a CDS encoding response regulator, with product MSEVSRIRVLLVDDSPDDRELILMNLRRGGYQPIPTEVDTKEAFVDALDAHTWDLIICDYSMPGFDGLTALKILKNRNRDIPFILVSGAIGEELAVKAMKAGAHDYLMKDNLQRLIPAVEREINEARNRKKQKEAEQERDRLLTVIQHSLNEIFIFDSKTLRFRYLNETAANNLGYSEDEFSKLTPIDISPQIDNRADFERIIQPLRDGRMEKEFFVTKHTRKDGSTYPIEIHIQLIKQGNDPFFTAIGFDMSDREKDARRIKEHKDIAREMALHSKYKSEFLANMSHELRTPLNSITLLSKLLMKAKDKNLTADQSNFVDVIHQSGNNLLELINEVLDLSKIESGEMELSLSRINRQNLVSDIRNLFAPLADEKKLVFDISVDNTLPDQITTDRMRLEQVLKNLLSNAFKFTDEGSVALRVFSPEPGNRAVLKQEMIGFSVSDTGIGIPKEKQSLVFESFQQADGSTQRRYGGTGLGLTICRQISELLGGSITLESQEGAGSTFTLLLPVDSTEFVEKSRSSLKTTSDGELQRELKLSPAPVKDSEPITPKQKYSAKILLATDSSRLQSKIKSIAGTKNIELSIVTSGENIAPEADRFQPDFLILDPYITHMSGWSFSKMISRRSNIPVWLAENPGKVLPPMIHNTVQGVIYDASAGQDLQSMLDTDRKTADPACQTLLLVDDNEMHNTALREFALEFVDRCITATSAREAYDVLENQSIDCVVLDLSLPDASGADVLKKLSDDDHLSRIPVIIYSGKSLSASEKSFLMEHASDIILKNVGSHSRLMKKIGELTGNSLPDHNLSDPFDFSRLAGRSVLIVDDDQRSYFSLSSHLKEYNIITEHAESGKAALQKLNNTSYHAVLLDVMMPDMDGHELLKEIRRNSRWKDLPIFSVTARAMRGDRETCLELGATDYISKPVDPDIILTLLSIWIAE from the coding sequence ATGAGTGAAGTAAGCAGGATACGAGTGCTGCTTGTTGATGATTCTCCTGACGACAGAGAGCTTATTCTGATGAATCTGCGACGTGGCGGGTACCAACCCATACCCACTGAAGTAGACACAAAAGAGGCATTTGTTGATGCCTTGGATGCTCATACCTGGGATCTCATCATTTGTGACTACTCCATGCCGGGATTTGACGGACTTACCGCGCTCAAGATCCTGAAAAATCGAAACCGGGACATTCCATTTATCCTTGTTTCGGGTGCGATTGGAGAAGAACTGGCCGTTAAAGCGATGAAAGCCGGAGCTCACGACTACCTGATGAAGGACAATTTACAACGGCTGATCCCTGCAGTTGAACGCGAAATCAATGAAGCCCGCAACCGTAAAAAACAGAAAGAGGCGGAACAGGAACGCGACCGCCTGCTGACAGTGATCCAACACAGCCTGAATGAAATTTTTATTTTTGATTCCAAAACACTCCGATTTCGTTACCTCAACGAAACTGCGGCCAACAACCTCGGGTATTCCGAAGATGAATTCTCGAAACTTACCCCCATCGACATTAGTCCTCAGATTGACAACCGTGCCGATTTCGAAAGAATCATTCAGCCGCTGCGGGACGGCAGAATGGAAAAAGAATTTTTTGTAACCAAACATACCCGTAAAGATGGATCCACATATCCAATTGAAATCCACATCCAGCTTATTAAACAGGGGAATGATCCTTTTTTTACCGCAATCGGCTTTGATATGTCCGACCGGGAAAAAGATGCCCGGAGGATAAAAGAACATAAAGATATCGCCAGGGAAATGGCGCTTCACAGTAAATATAAATCTGAGTTTCTGGCAAATATGAGCCATGAACTTCGCACTCCGCTCAACTCTATCACATTGCTGAGCAAACTGCTGATGAAGGCAAAAGATAAAAATCTAACCGCTGATCAATCGAATTTTGTTGATGTAATTCACCAATCCGGTAACAACCTGCTGGAACTGATAAACGAGGTGCTGGATCTCTCAAAGATTGAGTCCGGCGAAATGGAACTTTCACTGAGCCGTATCAACCGCCAGAACCTGGTGAGCGACATCCGTAATCTCTTTGCACCCCTGGCTGATGAAAAAAAGCTTGTTTTTGATATTTCAGTAGACAACACACTGCCCGACCAAATTACAACTGACCGGATGCGCCTGGAACAGGTTTTAAAAAATCTTCTCTCTAACGCTTTCAAGTTCACGGATGAAGGATCCGTAGCCCTGCGGGTTTTTTCTCCGGAACCAGGTAATCGAGCAGTGCTCAAACAGGAGATGATTGGATTCAGCGTTTCTGATACCGGTATCGGCATACCAAAAGAAAAACAGTCGCTGGTTTTCGAAAGTTTTCAGCAAGCGGACGGTTCCACGCAGCGCCGTTACGGCGGAACCGGACTCGGTCTCACAATCTGCCGCCAAATTTCAGAGCTTCTCGGCGGCTCCATTACGCTCGAAAGTCAGGAAGGTGCCGGCAGTACATTTACACTTTTATTACCGGTTGACAGTACTGAATTTGTTGAAAAATCAAGAAGCAGCCTGAAGACAACTTCAGACGGAGAACTTCAGAGGGAGTTAAAGTTATCTCCGGCTCCCGTTAAAGATTCGGAACCGATCACACCAAAACAGAAATACTCCGCCAAAATTCTTCTGGCAACGGACAGCAGCCGTCTTCAATCTAAAATTAAGTCCATTGCCGGGACGAAAAACATTGAACTCAGTATCGTAACCAGCGGCGAGAACATTGCACCTGAGGCAGATCGCTTTCAGCCAGATTTCCTCATCCTTGATCCTTACATCACACACATGAGTGGATGGAGCTTTTCAAAGATGATATCAAGACGATCTAATATCCCGGTGTGGCTGGCGGAAAATCCCGGAAAAGTTTTGCCACCCATGATTCACAATACGGTTCAGGGTGTTATTTATGATGCATCCGCGGGGCAGGATCTTCAATCCATGCTGGATACGGATCGCAAGACAGCTGATCCAGCCTGTCAGACACTCTTGCTGGTAGATGACAACGAAATGCATAACACAGCGCTTCGCGAATTCGCCCTGGAGTTTGTAGATCGATGTATTACCGCAACATCTGCCAGGGAAGCTTACGATGTGCTTGAAAATCAATCAATAGATTGTGTTGTACTCGATTTATCACTGCCTGATGCCAGCGGGGCTGATGTTCTTAAAAAACTATCTGATGATGACCATCTCTCCAGAATACCCGTAATCATCTACTCCGGAAAAAGTCTGTCCGCATCTGAAAAATCTTTCCTTATGGAACACGCATCTGATATCATCCTGAAAAATGTAGGTAGTCATTCCAGGCTTATGAAGAAGATTGGTGAACTCACCGGGAACAGCCTGCCGGATCATAACCTGTCTGACCCATTTGATTTTTCCAGACTCGCCGGCCGATCCGTTCTGATTGTTGATGATGATCAGCGCAGTTATTTCTCCCTCTCATCACATTTGAAAGAATACAACATCATCACAGAGCATGCAGAATCAGGCAAAGCTGCGCTTCAAAAACTGAACAACACCTCTTATCATGCTGTACTGTTGGATGTAATGATGCCGGATATGGATGGTCATGAGCTTTTAAAAGAGATTCGAAGAAACTCCCGATGGAAAGATCTCCCCATCTTTTCAGTAACAGCCCGGGCCATGCGGGGTGACAGGGAAACCTGCCTGGAATTAGGTGCAACCGATTACATAAGCAAGCCTGTAGATCCTGACATCATTCTTACTTTGCTTTCTATCTGGATTGCTGAATAG
- a CDS encoding response regulator, translated as MLSGKERTIKKIGHPIRVLIVEDSEDDTELMIRSLRKGGFYPRFKRVQTASGLRSMLDQEMWDIVLCDHNMPGFDSISALKIINEKRSDIPFMIISDSITNGIAEELLSNGASATLSKSNLNALVPAVVRELKKSRAKKDNSTHQREKKQKTGKNGLIENGKISLFAAKSVSDDMDKQSKSLVNGETGSHSGNGKEKSESVKNILIVEDELIQSILLEKLIKSMGYTVIGKATTGADAIEKAMQLKPDLITMDISLQDDIDGIMATKTIQDKSMIPVIYISGNSDKYNFERAEKTNFIDFIPKPVSKESLQKSFIKAENICQKKN; from the coding sequence ATGTTGTCAGGAAAAGAACGAACGATCAAAAAAATTGGCCATCCCATCCGGGTTCTCATCGTGGAAGATTCTGAAGACGATACAGAACTGATGATTCGGTCCCTTCGAAAAGGTGGTTTTTATCCAAGGTTCAAACGAGTACAGACGGCCTCTGGTCTTCGCTCAATGCTCGATCAGGAGATGTGGGATATTGTGTTGTGTGATCACAACATGCCAGGATTTGACAGCATTTCAGCTTTGAAGATCATCAATGAAAAAAGATCAGATATTCCATTTATGATTATATCTGACTCAATAACTAACGGTATCGCAGAAGAACTGCTAAGCAATGGAGCGAGCGCCACACTCTCCAAAAGTAACTTAAATGCCCTTGTGCCGGCAGTAGTTCGTGAACTTAAAAAGAGCCGTGCAAAAAAAGACAACTCCACCCATCAACGTGAAAAAAAACAGAAGACCGGCAAAAACGGCCTGATTGAAAACGGAAAAATAAGTCTTTTTGCTGCCAAATCGGTTTCAGATGACATGGATAAGCAGAGTAAAAGTTTGGTAAATGGCGAAACCGGTTCTCATTCCGGGAATGGAAAAGAGAAAAGCGAATCAGTTAAAAATATTCTGATTGTAGAGGATGAGCTGATACAATCCATTCTTCTTGAAAAGCTGATTAAAAGTATGGGCTACACAGTGATCGGAAAAGCCACAACCGGTGCCGATGCCATCGAAAAAGCGATGCAGCTTAAACCCGACCTTATCACTATGGACATCTCGCTGCAGGATGATATTGATGGAATTATGGCTACAAAAACCATCCAGGATAAGAGCATGATCCCGGTAATCTATATTTCCGGAAACAGTGACAAATACAATTTCGAACGGGCCGAAAAAACCAACTTCATCGACTTTATTCCAAAACCGGTGAGTAAAGAAAGCCTGCAAAAATCGTTTATTAAGGCTGAAAATATCTGCCAGAAAAAAAACTGA